The following proteins are co-located in the Gloeocapsa sp. PCC 7428 genome:
- a CDS encoding DNA-formamidopyrimidine glycosylase yields the protein MPELPEVETVRRGLNQVTLSQQIMGGDVLLERTIAHPLSIAEFLTGIQGCAIAQWHRYGKYLLAETQHSSNTASGWLGVHLRMTGQLLWLNQDEELHKHTRVRLFFDNKLELRFVDQRTFGQMWWVPPEIPVESVITGLAKLGLDPFSPAFSVDYLTQKFKNRQRAIKTALLDQAMVAGLGNIYADEALFLSQLRPTTLCSELRLPQIEKLRRSIIQVLETSIAAGGTTFSTFLNVQGVNGKYSGIAWVYNRTGQPCRICQTPIQRIRLAGRSSHFCPNCQQ from the coding sequence GTGCCGGAATTACCTGAAGTAGAGACTGTACGACGGGGACTCAATCAAGTTACCCTGAGTCAGCAAATTATGGGTGGAGATGTGTTGCTAGAACGCACGATCGCCCACCCACTTTCTATTGCAGAATTCTTAACAGGAATTCAAGGATGTGCGATCGCCCAGTGGCATCGTTATGGTAAATACTTACTAGCTGAAACGCAACATTCTTCAAATACCGCATCCGGTTGGTTAGGCGTACATTTGCGGATGACAGGTCAGCTATTGTGGTTAAATCAGGATGAAGAATTACATAAACATACCCGCGTCAGGCTGTTTTTTGATAACAAGTTAGAGTTACGCTTTGTCGATCAACGCACGTTTGGTCAAATGTGGTGGGTACCGCCAGAAATTCCCGTAGAAAGCGTCATCACAGGTTTAGCTAAATTAGGATTAGATCCTTTCTCTCCAGCGTTTTCGGTCGATTACTTAACTCAAAAATTCAAAAATCGCCAACGGGCAATCAAAACCGCGCTTTTAGATCAAGCGATGGTTGCCGGATTAGGTAATATTTACGCTGATGAAGCATTGTTTCTCAGCCAGCTACGACCAACAACCCTTTGTAGCGAGTTGCGCTTACCACAGATCGAAAAACTGCGCCGTAGTATCATTCAAGTTCTCGAAACAAGTATTGCCGCAGGTGGCACAACGTTTAGTACTTTTTTAAACGTACAAGGTGTTAACGGTAAATATAGTGGTATTGCTTGGGTTTACAACCGTACTGGTCAACCCTGTCGCATCTGCCAGACGCCAATTCAGCGAATTCGACTAGCGGGACGATCTTCTCACTTTTGTCCTAACTGTCAGCAATAA